A genomic region of Eucalyptus grandis isolate ANBG69807.140 chromosome 5, ASM1654582v1, whole genome shotgun sequence contains the following coding sequences:
- the LOC108959617 gene encoding monooxygenase 2-like, whose amino-acid sequence MWARGQVFIALNDKEVFWFFIAVCPPKGMEKGADPEMIQRKVMENLAKDFQPVYLDVVKHSDLLSLTWAPLMFRYPWDILFGNLVRSNVTVAGDNAPDDSRLGLGGRLALEDAVALGRHLGDSIAKHGKLVTRDIGFAIGRYAKERRSRAATLITTSYLLGWVQQDGSSQFMRFLRDVVFYGLLLGRVVNGFIGYDCGKLPGVSSLPSCESENSI is encoded by the exons ATGTGGGCAAGAGGGCAGGTTTTTATTGCTCTCAATGATAAGGAAGTGTTCTGGTTCTTCATAGCGGTGTGTCCTCCTAAAG GTATGGAAAAAGGAGCAGATCCAGAAATGATACAAAGGAAGGTGATGGAAAATTTGGCAAAGGACTTCCAACCCGTGTACCTCGATGTCGTCAAGCACTCCGATCTTTTGAGTTTGACATGGGCGCCACTGATGTTCCGATATCCTTGGGACATTTTGTTTGGAAACCTAGTCCGATCAAATGTCACGGTGGCTGGAGACAATGCACCCGATGACTCCCGACTTGGGCTAGGGGGGCGTTTGGCTCTCGAGGATGCGGTGGCATTGGGTAGGCACCTCGGGGACTCAATTGCCAAGCACGGCAAACTGGTGACCAGAGATATCGGATTTGCTATTGGGAGGTACGCAAAGGAGAGGAGATCGAGGGCGGCGACACTGATAACAACATCGTACTTGTTGGGATGGGTGCAACAAGATGGGTCTAGTCAATTCATGAGGTTCCTAAGAGATGTCGTATTCTATGGGCTCCTCTTGGGTAGAGTAGTGAATGGTTTTATAGGATATGATTGTGGGAAGCTTCCTGGTGTATCCTCTTTGCCTTCATGTGAATCCGAAAACTCCATCTAA